Sequence from the uncultured Flavobacterium sp. genome:
AATTTTTGTTCGTAATCGTCTTGCAAAACAACTCTAATAAAAGTTTTTTTGACATAATGAAAGCCAAAATTTTTAGCAGAAACTTACTTGTTTTATTGATAGCAAAAGTGCTTTATGCATCATTTGTCATACATAATGCTTCAAATGTTCTACGATCGTTATTACTCTGGAACTACATTTACAGTCCTAAAATTCTGAAAAAAGTAATGCTTTAAAAATCTGACTTTAATAACTTCTATAATAAACCTAAAAACCACAATGATGAAAAAACAAATTAAAAAGTATGCCTTTTTACTGCTAATCGTTTTTGGAAACGGATATGCTCAAACAAAAAAGTATATGGACCCAAAAAAACCAATTGAAGATCGAATTTCACTTTTAATGAAAGAAATGACATTAGAAGAAAAAGTTGGACAAATGAATCAATACAATGGTTTTTGGGATGTAACGGGACCAGCTCCAAAAGGCGGAAGCGCTGAATTAAAATACGAACATTTACGAAAAGGTCTTGTTGGATCAATGCTTACTGTTCGAGGTGTAAAAGAAGTTCGCGCTGTGCAGAAAATTGCTGTAGAAGAAACTCGTTTGGGAATCCCGTTGATAATTGGTTTTGACGTTATTCATGGTTATAAAACTTTGAGCCCGATTCCGTTGGCAGAAGCTGCAAGTTGGGATTTGGAAGCTATTAAAAAATCGGCGGCAATTGCGGCAGATGAAGCTTCTGCATCTGGAATTAACTGGACTTTTGCACCAAATGTCGATGTTTCTAATGATGCACGTTGGGGACGCGTTATGGAAGGTGCCGGTGAAGATCCTTATTTGGGAAGTAAAATAGGCTACGCAAGAGTAAAAGGTTTTCAGGGTGAAACTGTTGCAGATTTAGCAAAAGTAAATACGATTGCGGCTTGTGCAAAACACTTTGCAGGATACGGTTTTGTTGAAGCAGGATTGGAATATAATAGTGTAGATATCAGTAATTCTAAATTATACAATACAGTTTTCCCTCCTTTTGAAGCTACGGTACAAGCAGGAATTCGCACGTTTATGAATTCATTTAATACACTAAATGGTATTCCAGCAACGGGAAATACATTTTTGCAAAGAGATATTCTAAAAGGAAAATGGAAGTTTGATGGTTTTGTAGTTTCGGATTATGCTTCGATTCGCGAAATGATAGCACACGGTTATGCAAAAGACGAAGACGATGCAACAGCAAAAGCAGTAATTGCAGGTTCTGATATGGATATGGAATCGTATTTGTATGTGGCAAAATTAGTTGGACTTGTAAAGGAAGGAAAAGTAAAAGAATCATTGGTTGATGATGCCGTTCGCAGAATCTTACGCGTGAAATTTGAATTGGGTTTATTTGATGATCCGTACAGATATTGCGATGAAAAGCGTGAAAAAGAAGTTGTTGGAAGCAAAGCCAATAATGACGGCGTTCTTGACATGGCAAAAAAATCAATTGTATTATTGAAGAATGAGAAGAATTTGCTTCCGCTGAAGAAATCCGGACAAAAAATTGCTTTAATCGGCGCTTTAGCAAATGATAAAAATAGTCCGCTTGGAAGTTGGAGAATTGCAGCCGATGATAATACTGCGGTTTCGGTTTTAGAAGGAATGCAACAATACAAAGACAATCAACTGACTTTTGAAAAAGGAGCAGATTTGCTTTCGCAGAAAGCTACTTTCCTAACCGAAACAGTTTTCAATACTACAGATAAAACTGGTTTTGAAGCGGCAAAAACAGCTGCAAAAAATGCTGATGTTGTTGTGATGGTTTTAGGTGAATATGGTTTTCAAAGTGGAGAAGCAAGAAGCCGAACTGATCTAAATTTGCCTGGAGTTCAGCAGGAATTATTAGAAGAAATCTACAAGGTAAATCCTAATATCGTTTTGGTTTTAAATAATGGTCGTCCTTTGAGTATTCCTTGGGCTGCAGAACATATTCCTTCAATTGTAGAAGCTTGGCATTTAGGAACTCAGACTGGAAATGCAGTGGCTCAGGTTTTATATGGAGATTATAATCCAAGTGGTAAATTGACAATGTCTTTCCCTAGAAATGTAGGTCAGGTTCCAATTTATTACAACAAATACAGTACTGGAAGACCAATTGATAGCGACAAAAATGTGTTTTGGTCTCATTATATGGATGTAGAAAAAACACCTCTGTTTCCGTTTGGTTTTGGATTGAGTTATACCACTTTCGATTATAAAAATCTTAAACTAAATAAAACTGCTTTTGCAAAAGGAGAAAAAATTCAAGTAAGCGTTGATGTTACAAACACAGGAAATTATGACGGAAAAGAAGTCGTTCAATTGTATATAAATGATCCTGTTGCAAGTATTGTAAGACCTCTTAAAGAATTAAAAGGTTTTGAACTTGTTGCCTTAAAAAAGGGAGAAACTAAAACAATTCAGTTTACATTGACCGAAAAGGAACTTGGTTTTTATGATAACGAAGGCAAATATTTAGTAGAACCTGGTTTGTTCAATATCATGGTTGGCTGGAATTCTAATGAAGGTCTTACCAGCAAATTTGAACTAAAATAATTAGAAAAAATCCGTTTTTATCAGCGTTTTTGCTTTAGCGAATCGGTAAAATCAGTGTCTAATTTTGACGCGGATAAAACAGATTTACTTCGTAAAGACGCGGATAAAAACGGATTTTCTTCGTAAAAAACGCAGATATAAAAGAAGTGATTCAAAAAATCAGTTTTTATCCGCGTTTTCGCTTTAGCGAATCAGTAAAATCAGCGTCTAATTTTTACGCGGATAAAACAACCTTATAACCTGAGTACGATTAATTAATAATTGGGCTCAGGTTTTTGGCAATATGATAAAATTTATACTTAAAAAGTATATTTCATATTTAGTTTTATTAATATTGTTATTATTACACTTAAAGTAAAAGGAAATTTTCAGGAGGAATTGATCAATAATACATTAAATGAAAAATATTAAATATATTCTTGTATGCTACTTTATAGTTCTGAATTGCCTGTTTTCTCAAGATAAATTTGACAATTACCAATTTAGAAGTATACAGGAAACTACTTCAAAAAGAGCGATTTCTTCAATTATTCAGGATAAAAATGGTTTTATTTGGATTGGTACAAACGGCACGGGTTTGTATCGATATGATGGTGTAAATTATTTTGGTTATGAATACAATAAAAAGCGCGGTTCATTAAACAGTAACTTTATTTATGCCACTTTTATTGATTCTGATAATAACTTATGGGTTGGTACGGATGACGGTTTGTGTTTGTATAACAGGGATTTAGATAATTTCACCAAAATCAATATTGAAGATGTAATTAGAAAAGGTTATGACGAACCTATTACCGTAAAAACAATTATTCAGGATAACAACGGCAACTTAATTCTGGGAACGTATGGCTTTGGATTATTCAAACTGAATATTAAGACTTTAAAAGCTTCTCTGATTCCGTCAAAGGTTTTGGATAAATTTAATTTTCTAATAAAATCTTCGGTAAAAAATAAGCACGGAATTATTTATTTAGGAACAAGTTATGGTCTTTTAGAACTTGATTTAAACGGAAAACTCAAACAGGTTTATAAAGACAAATTTAAAAGAGAACCTTTATTAGATGATATCGAAAATCTTGTTATTGATAAATTTGGGTATATATGGCTGGGAACGACGGAAAGCGGTCTGATAAAAATTAAACCGGAAACTGATAATTACCAATTTGAAAATTATTCTATTACCAAAAACAAAATCTTATCGATTATAGAAAGCAGTCACGATTATATCATTTGTGGTACCGAAAATGACGGATTATTGGTTGTAAATTATAAAGGGCAAGTACTTCAAAAATATTTGCACAGTAAGTACAATGATTTTAGTTTAAAATCTAATTCCGTTTGGTCCTTATTTGAAGATAAAGAAAAGCGTCTTTGGTTGGGTTATTTTAATAAAGGACTTGGTGTATTTGATAAACCAAATAACAAATTTAATTCACTTGAATCACAAGTAAACAATGATAATTCTTTACAAACAAGCTTTGTAACTTCAGTTATAAAAGATAAAAAAGGAAATCTGTTAATCAGTAATGAAGGCGGTGGACTTGACATTTATAATCTTGCTACTAAAAGTTACATTCATGTAAACAAAAACAATCAAAGCTATTATTCCGGTTTGGATGCTGCTGATATTCAGACGATGTTTATAGACAGTAAACAAAATATCTGGATTGGAAGCTGGGATCGCGGAATCTACTTTTTGAAAAATGGCACTACCCGATTCATAAACTATAATACGGCAAATACTTCGGGATTAAAATCGAATAGGATTTTTACTTTTTCGGAAGATTCAAAAGGTAGAATCTGGATTGGAACTTTCATAAAAGGATTGCATTATTTTGATAATAAGACCAATACTTTCGTTCATTGTGAATCGAAATCATTTACAGACAATGCTTTAGACAACGCTTTTATTCGTAAAGTTTTTGTGGATTCTGATAATGTTTTGTGGGTTGGAACTATTTTGGGTTTATATCAGGTTAGTTTAAAAGGCGATTCTGATTTTAAAGTGACCAAAATGCGCGATGCGATGTTCAAGGACAAAACGAAGTATAATAGCATTCAGACTATTTTATCAATTTATGAATCTAATGATAAAACAATTTGGATAGGAACTGATGGCGAAGGATTATTTAATTATAATAAAAAAGATAAGACATTTTCGAACTTTAATAATTTTCCGGGTTTTAAAGAAAAATCTGTTCGTGCGATAATTGCTGATAACAATGGCTCTTTATGGATAAGCGGTGGATCTGGATTAACAAAACTGGATTTTAAAAATAAAAAAAGTACCAATTTTACTAAAGATGATGGTCTTGTCGATAATGATTTCAACAATAATGCTGTCTTCAAGGATGGAAATGGAGAACTGTATTTTGGTAGTTATGAAGGAGTAAATTATTTTAATCCTAACGAAATTAAAAAAACAGAAAAAGCTCCAAAATTGTATTTCAGCGATTTTAAATTATTCAATAAATCGGTAAAACCCAATGAAGATTCTTCGCCCTTAACCAAAGTAATTGCTCAGACTAAAGAAATTATTCTCAACTATACACAATCTGTTTTTACGATCGAATATGTGGGAATCAATTATAATTATTCTAAGAAAAATCAATATGCTTATTATCTCCAAGGTTTTGAAAAAGATTGGAATTATGTGGGAAATAACAGAACGGCAACTTATACCAATCTAGCGCCGGGTGATTATGTTTTTAAAGTAAAATCGGCAAATGCAGATGGTTCCTGGAGCAATAATCCATTAGAATTAAAAATAAAAATTCTGCCTCCGTGGTGGAAAACTTTTTGGGCTTATTTATTATACACTTCTATTTTAGTTTTCCTGATTATATACCTTAATAAAATTTATCAAAATCGCTTTAAAGCCAAACAAGCTATACTTTTAGAAAAAGAAAAAAACATTCAGTCTGAGAAATTGAACAATAAGAAGTTGCAGTTCTTCACTAATATTTCGCATGAATTCAGAACTCCGTTAACACTGATTATAAATCCGTTGGAAGATATTTTAAGAAGTAAAAATCTATCTCCTGAAATACATAATAAATTAAAAATTGTACACAAAAGTTCCGATAGACTTTCGAGACTTATCAATGAGCTTATGGATTTTAATAAATTAGAGTTTAATAAAATTTCGCTTCAGGCCAAAAAAATTGAAGTTGTAGCATTTACACAAGGAATTATAGGTTATTTTGATGAGGAAGCTTCTGCCCGAAATATTACTATTAATTTTGAGTCTGCATTTGACGATCTTGAAGACTGGCTAGATCCTAAAATGCTGGAAAAAATACTGTTTAATATTATTTCAAATGCATTTAAATTTACTCCGGATAATGGCTCTATTACCATTTCTATAGCTAAATCAGATATAGATAATTCACTTTTAATTAATGGTGATCGGGTTCCTTCGTTTTCAATAACAATTACTGATACTGGTTCCGGAATTCACAAAAAAGATCTCAAAAGAATCTTTGACAGGTTTTATCAGGTCAATAATGTCAATAAGGATTATTATGGAAGTACGGGAATTGGTTTAGAGGTTGTAAAAGAATTTGTTGAGCTACATAAAGGACGAATTGATGTTGAAAGTCAGGTTGGAGAAGGCACAAAATTTACGGTAACTTTTCCTTTAGGTAAATCTTTGTATAAGAAAAGTGAAATAATTGACGAGGTTTTTAAAACAGAAAAAGCTAAAAACAAATTTCTGACTGAAACTGTTAATCATTCGGCTGATGAGGATGATGAAACGGATCAAACTGTTGAAATTGATGTTGTCGAAACTACGAAACCATATACTGTTTTAATTGTTGAAGATAATCCTGAATTAAGAAATTATCTCAAACATGAATTAAGCAAATTATATAAGGTTATTGCCACCGAAAATGGTCAGAAAGGTTATGAACTTGCGGTTCAGAAATTACCGGATTTGATAATTACAGACGTTATTATGCCCGTTATGGACGGTTTACAATTGTGCAAAAACATAAAAGGTGATTTAAAAACAAGTCATATTCCTTTGTTAATGCTTTCGGCAAAAGCCATGGTAAAAGACCGATTAGAAGGTATCGATTCCGGCGCTGATATGTATTTGAGTAAACCATTTGAGTTAGATATTTTAAAATCAAGTTTGGCGCAGCTTATTACAAGCAGACAAATTATGTTTAAGAAGTTTTATAGCGGAATCACTAAAGATGGCAAGGAAAAAACAACTTCGCTCGATAATGAGTTTATTCAAAAGATTCTGCATTTTATCAACGAAAACATTAGTGAACCTGAATTGACTGTTGAACTTTTATCTTCTAAAATTTTCCTTAGCAGAAGTCAGTTGTATCGAAAAATAAAAACTTTAACTGGCGTTTCGGTTAATGAGTTTATCCGAAATGTACGTTTAGAAAAAGCAAAACAACTGATCGAAAAAGGAAATAATAATATCAACGAAATAAGCTATAAAGTAGGTTTTACTTCTCCCTCCTATTTTTCTAAATGCTACAAAATTAAATACGGATATTTGCCTACACAAGAAAAAGAACAAGGCAATAAACGTTAAAATATATCCCATTAAATACAGAATACAATTTAAAAAAGAGCTTCGATACTAAAATCGGAGCTCTTTTTTTTGTAAGTCAATTTTTTCAAAAAGTATTCTTACTGTTTTCAAACAAAAATTAAGATATAGAAAATATTATTTCCTTTTTTTAGACAAACAATACTTTTTGCGCCATTTTTATAGCAATACTTCAGTATCTGTTTTTATGTCTCAATTGTCTCTTTTTAGCAATAATAACGTTTTCGCTTCTTTTTTTGCATCATTTGTTGCACAATATGCTTCATCTGTTCTACAATAGGACACCTCTAGATTTTACTTTCGTTAAGAAATATTTAAGAAAATTTTCTCTTCTCATCATTCCAATTTTGGATATGCAAAAAGAGGCTTCTATTGAATATTTTACAATAAAAACTAAACTAACTTAATCGACCAATTTTTATGCAGAAAAGAACATTAAAAAAACTATTGTGTTTAGCAGTGTTAATGTGGGGAAATTTTTTCTTTGCCCAAACTGTTAAAGGAAAAGTAACATCAGGAGGACTCGGTTTACCCGGTGTTGGTGTAATAGTACAAGGAACAAAAAATGCAACAACCACCGATTTTGACGGAGGTTTTATCTTAAACAATGTAGATCCAAAAAGTACATTGATCTTTAGTTATATCGGTTACAAAAATGTGATCTTGCCAGCTGACACAAAATCAGTAATGAAGGTCAATATGGTTAATGACCTTGAGAAATTAAATGAAGTTGTCGTGATTGGTTACGGAACTTCTAAACGAAAAGATGTAAATGGTGCAATTTCGTCGATCAAAGCTTCTGAGATTCAGGATAAGCCTTTTACTTCTATCGATCAGGCTCTTGTGGGTAAAGCTGCGGGTGTAAATGTGACTCAAAACTCGGGTACACCTGGAGGAGGAATTTCGGTTCAAATCAGGGGAATTACTTCTATTAACGGTAATGAACCTTTGTATGTAATTGACGGAACTCCGGTTTTTGCGGATAAAAACAACGATTCATTTTCATTTAGTGCTTTAGGCGGAGGAAACGGACAAACTAAGAATTCGGCTTTGTCTGGATTGAATATTTCAGATATCGAAACTATTGATATTCTAAAAGATGCTTCATCAACTGCAATATATGGTGCAAATGGTGCAAATGGTGTTGTTTTGATTACGACTAAAAAAGGAAAAAAAGGAAAATCGACTTTCTCCTATGAAACGTATATGGGAACTCAGCAAGTGACAAATTCAGTTGATGTTTTGAACTTGCCACAATATGCTGCTTATCAGGCTAAAATTTTCAAAATGAATGGTGAACCAATTCCGTATCAATATCAAAAACCTGATTTATTAGGAAATGGAACAAACTGGCAGGACGAACTTTTTAGAACTGCTACGATGTACAATCATCAAATATCATTTTCAGGTGAAAAAGAAGGAACAAGATATTATACTTCTTTGAATTATTTTGATCAGGAAGGTATTGTTCTAAATTCAGATTTCAACAGAATGTCGATGCGATTAAATATCGATTCAACTGTAAAATCATGGTTGAAAATTGGTAACAATATGTCGATCAGTAAATCATCTCAACAAGTGGTTAGAAACGATGACAGAGGTGGTTTAGTAATGAATACTTTAAGACAATCTCCAGAATTACCTGTAAGATATGCTGATGGTTCATTTGCAGGTCCAACAAGTGGTTTAGGTTCTTCGGCAAATGAGGCGACGAATCCAATTGCTTTATCAGAATACAATAACGCAAAAACGGATCGATACAAAATCAACGGAAATGTATTTGCTGATTTCACGCTTATCAAAGGTTTGGTTTTTAGAACTGAATTGGGATATGATTTAAACTTTGCAAAAAGCAGCTCTTTTGCTCCTAAATATACTTTAGGAAATGTGTCTGAGCTTTTAAACAAATCATTCAAACAGCAAGATCAAAGCTTTTATTGGAGTTTAAAAAATTATTTGACTTATAATAAAACTTTCAACGAGAAACACAATTTCACCTTTTTACTTGGTCAGGAAGCGCAAGAAAGTCAATACGAATATTTGAGCGGTTACAGATCGGGTGAATTCTTAAGCAAAGATTTTACCAACTTAAATATTGGTGATATTGATACTGCGGTTAACGGAAATGGTTCTGGAAGATGGTCTATGACTTCTTATATTTCGAGATTAAATTATAGTTTTTCTGATCGTTACTCTTTTTCGGCTTCTTTAAGAGCAGATGCTTCTTCAAACTTTGGACCTAATAATAAATGGGGTTATTTCCCATCATTTGCTGCAGGTTGGACTGTTAGTAACGAAAAGTTTTTTGAGCCTTTATCTTCTACAGTAAATTATTTAAAATTTAGAGCTGGTTACGGTTCGGTTGGAAATCAAAATATTCCGGCAAATAGATACCAAACGATTCTTTCGTTGACTGCATCTCCATTTGGAGGCGTATCTCCAACTATTGACAACTTGGGTAATCCAAATATTAAATGGGAATCTCTTAAGTCTTTTGATGTTGGTTTTGAATTAGGAATGCTTAATAACAGAGTAAAATTAGACTTTGATTATTATGTTAAACATTCTTCTAATTTCCTGACGAAACAAATCAATGATGAGTCGAATCAAAGTGCCCTTAATTATTATTTGAATACGGGCGAAATTGAAACTAAAGGAATCGAACTTACTTTGAATACCAGAAATATTGTTACTGAAAATTTTACATGGGATAGTACTGTTATTTTTTCAAAATACAATAATGAACTAACAAGTTTTCAAGGTGCAGGTAAATCTTTATTAGGAAAAGTACAATTTGACTTATATAACGTAACCAGAACTACAGAAGGTCAACCAGTTGGACAATTCTACGGATATGTTACAGACGGATTATTTAAAAATGCTGCAGAATTAGCTGCCGGACCAATTCAGGAAACTGGAACAGGAATTGGAGATATTCGTTTTAAAGATCTTAATGGCGACGGAAAAATTGATGCTAAAGATCAAAAAGCTATAGGAAGTGCAATTCCGGATTTTACTTATTCATTTACTAATAATTTTAAGTATAAAAACCTTAGTTTATCTGTTGTTTTAACCGGAAGTGAAGGCAACGAAATCTACAATTTTACACGTCATTATACTGATGGTATTTATCCAGGATTTGGAGATCGATTTGCAAACGTGAGTACAAGGGCTATAAATGCTTTTGAACCGGGAGTAAACGAAAACACAAATGAACCAAGAATTACACTAAATGATCCTAATGGAAATGGTAGAATCTCGAATAGATTTGTCGAAGATGGTTCTTATCTAAGAATTCAGAATGTTTCTTTGAGCTACGATTTACCAAGCCAAATATTCAAAAATTCTATTATATCTAAAGTTAGATTGTATGTCAATGTGCAAAACTTATATACATGGACAAAATACTCTGGTTTTGATCCTGCTTTAGGAAATTTAGATCAAAATATAACACTTAGCGGTATTGATCTGGGACGTTATCCAGTGCCAAGAACTACTTCTATGGGTTTAAATTTAGAATTCTAAAATTGATAAAAAACACAATTAACTTAATGATTCATAGTCATTAAAATAAAAAATAATAGTCATGAAAAAACTTTTTAAACTTTTTATGATGGGAATGCTAATACCATTGCTGTCTTTGTTTTCCTGTTCTGATGATTTTTTGGATGCACCATCTGAAAATCAATTAACGCCGGGCGATTTACCGGAAGGAGTTACCGCTTTTGACGGAATTGCTGAGAGTTTGTATTTTAAGCCTTGGTTTACTTTTAATGATAAATTCCTAATTGCTGTTGGCGATATGTATGCCGGAAACGCTTTTACATTTGATGGTGCTTATGCGCAATTTAAAGATGCTCAGGTAACGTCACAAAACCCAATCCTGACAGAAGGATATACTTCTTTGTTTTCGGTTATCGATCAATCTAATAATTTAATGAGTTTAGTCGAAGCAAGAAAGAGCGAATTGCCTGAAGCATCTTATAAAAATGCCATTGCAATTTCAAGATTTATGAGAGCCAATGCCTATTTTTATTTGGTAAGAACTTTTGGAGCTGTGCCTATTATTAACAAAGCTGGAACGGCAGCTCAGCCAAAAAGAAACCTTGTTACTGATGTTTACAAATTCATAAAACAAGATTTGGAATATGCTATCGAAAATTTGCCTGCAACTTCAGTAAAAAAAGGATATGTTACCAAATTTGCAGCAATGGGAATTCTTGCAAAAGTACATTTAACGTTAAACGAATATGGAGAATGTGCTGCTTTAACTCAGAAAATTATCGGAAATCAATATATTTTGATTCAAGATTATGGAAATTTATTTAGCAGTCCAGAGAATAACAATAGTGCAGAAAGTATGTTTGCCCTGCAATGGAAAGCAATTGCTACTGAATGGGGAACTCAGAATACAAATCAGGCTTATATAGTTCCCGGAGGTACAGGAATAACTGGCGGTGGAGACGGTTGGGGAGTTTACCTGCCTTCTATTTCATTGCAAAGTGGCTTTGAGCCAAATGATACCAGAAAAAAGAGCACAATCATGACAGATGGTGACTTTTATCCTGAATTATTAAAAAATCAAGGTGGTTTCAGATATAAAAAAATATACTCTTCGACTTCTGCTAATTTCAGAAAGTATATTGTAGGTTCTGCTGCCGAAAGAAACGATGTGTTTTTTATGAGAACTTCACAAAACACAATTATACTTAGGTATTCTGATGTTTTACTTATGAATTCTGAAGCGATTTTAGCTGGAGCGGGTTCTACAACTTCTGCAGCAGCTTTAAGTTCTTTCAATGAAGTAAGAGCAAGAGCCGGATTACCAGCCAAAACGGTACTTACAAGAAATGATTTATTTAACGAAAGAAGAATCGAATTTGCACTTGAAGGACAATATTTCTTCGATTTAAAACGTCGTGGTCTGGCTGAAGCAACAGCAATTCTTTCGCAACAAGAAGTAGGTTTTTATTCTGATGATGCCAGAACCGAATTGGTTTCTGTTAAGATCACTCCGGGAAGCAACTATTTTGAACTGCCGTTACCGCAAACTGCTATTGATACTAATCCATCATTATTAGAGCCGCCGGTTCCTTTTAACTTTAACTAACTTTTACTATGATTAAGAAAATAACACATAGAATTATAATTCTTCTGGCATTTGTTTCCTTTACAGCTTGCCAAAATGATGATTCAACTACTGCAAATATAGATGCAATGGTTGCTGAACCCGGAGATCTATTGAATCAGGCTTTTCCATTAAATAAAGTCAGAGTTGAAGGCGAAGGTTTAAAGGGATTAAAGAAAATTACGCTGGACAACAAAATTGATATCAGTTTCAATCCAAATTACAATTCAGATAAAGCGTTTATTTTTACTATTCCTTTTGATGAAAAACTAGGAAGTAGATTTGGAGTACAGCCAATTACGTTTATAACAGCTTCAGGATCTGTAACTAAAAATATTGAAATTTTACAGCCTGTTCCAACTATTACAAAGACAATTCCTGCTGTTGCAACTCCGGGATTTCCGTTAGAGATTGAAGGAACCTGGTTTTACAATATTTCTTCGATCACTTTAGGAGGAAAAACATTAAGTTATACGCTAAAATCGTCTTCTTCAATTATCATCGGTTTACCTTCAAATGCAGTTTCAGGATCTGAACTTGTGGTAACTACTCCGGGAGGTTCTGCAAAAAAAACAATCAATTTTGCAACTGTTGTTCTTGTGTCTGATTTTGACGGAAACGGTAGCAGACGCGATTGGACTGCTTATGGCGATATCGATAGTTTTAACGCAAGTACTACAGGCGGACCATCAGGCAATTATGCAACATTAGTATGGGCAGGTTCAACTTCAAATGGTTACAACGGAAGCAGCGCCGGCGGTGGAGCCAGTTTCTTAAACGCTTCTAATAATGATGCTT
This genomic interval carries:
- the bglX gene encoding beta-glucosidase BglX, translating into MKKQIKKYAFLLLIVFGNGYAQTKKYMDPKKPIEDRISLLMKEMTLEEKVGQMNQYNGFWDVTGPAPKGGSAELKYEHLRKGLVGSMLTVRGVKEVRAVQKIAVEETRLGIPLIIGFDVIHGYKTLSPIPLAEAASWDLEAIKKSAAIAADEASASGINWTFAPNVDVSNDARWGRVMEGAGEDPYLGSKIGYARVKGFQGETVADLAKVNTIAACAKHFAGYGFVEAGLEYNSVDISNSKLYNTVFPPFEATVQAGIRTFMNSFNTLNGIPATGNTFLQRDILKGKWKFDGFVVSDYASIREMIAHGYAKDEDDATAKAVIAGSDMDMESYLYVAKLVGLVKEGKVKESLVDDAVRRILRVKFELGLFDDPYRYCDEKREKEVVGSKANNDGVLDMAKKSIVLLKNEKNLLPLKKSGQKIALIGALANDKNSPLGSWRIAADDNTAVSVLEGMQQYKDNQLTFEKGADLLSQKATFLTETVFNTTDKTGFEAAKTAAKNADVVVMVLGEYGFQSGEARSRTDLNLPGVQQELLEEIYKVNPNIVLVLNNGRPLSIPWAAEHIPSIVEAWHLGTQTGNAVAQVLYGDYNPSGKLTMSFPRNVGQVPIYYNKYSTGRPIDSDKNVFWSHYMDVEKTPLFPFGFGLSYTTFDYKNLKLNKTAFAKGEKIQVSVDVTNTGNYDGKEVVQLYINDPVASIVRPLKELKGFELVALKKGETKTIQFTLTEKELGFYDNEGKYLVEPGLFNIMVGWNSNEGLTSKFELK
- a CDS encoding two-component regulator propeller domain-containing protein; translation: MKNIKYILVCYFIVLNCLFSQDKFDNYQFRSIQETTSKRAISSIIQDKNGFIWIGTNGTGLYRYDGVNYFGYEYNKKRGSLNSNFIYATFIDSDNNLWVGTDDGLCLYNRDLDNFTKINIEDVIRKGYDEPITVKTIIQDNNGNLILGTYGFGLFKLNIKTLKASLIPSKVLDKFNFLIKSSVKNKHGIIYLGTSYGLLELDLNGKLKQVYKDKFKREPLLDDIENLVIDKFGYIWLGTTESGLIKIKPETDNYQFENYSITKNKILSIIESSHDYIICGTENDGLLVVNYKGQVLQKYLHSKYNDFSLKSNSVWSLFEDKEKRLWLGYFNKGLGVFDKPNNKFNSLESQVNNDNSLQTSFVTSVIKDKKGNLLISNEGGGLDIYNLATKSYIHVNKNNQSYYSGLDAADIQTMFIDSKQNIWIGSWDRGIYFLKNGTTRFINYNTANTSGLKSNRIFTFSEDSKGRIWIGTFIKGLHYFDNKTNTFVHCESKSFTDNALDNAFIRKVFVDSDNVLWVGTILGLYQVSLKGDSDFKVTKMRDAMFKDKTKYNSIQTILSIYESNDKTIWIGTDGEGLFNYNKKDKTFSNFNNFPGFKEKSVRAIIADNNGSLWISGGSGLTKLDFKNKKSTNFTKDDGLVDNDFNNNAVFKDGNGELYFGSYEGVNYFNPNEIKKTEKAPKLYFSDFKLFNKSVKPNEDSSPLTKVIAQTKEIILNYTQSVFTIEYVGINYNYSKKNQYAYYLQGFEKDWNYVGNNRTATYTNLAPGDYVFKVKSANADGSWSNNPLELKIKILPPWWKTFWAYLLYTSILVFLIIYLNKIYQNRFKAKQAILLEKEKNIQSEKLNNKKLQFFTNISHEFRTPLTLIINPLEDILRSKNLSPEIHNKLKIVHKSSDRLSRLINELMDFNKLEFNKISLQAKKIEVVAFTQGIIGYFDEEASARNITINFESAFDDLEDWLDPKMLEKILFNIISNAFKFTPDNGSITISIAKSDIDNSLLINGDRVPSFSITITDTGSGIHKKDLKRIFDRFYQVNNVNKDYYGSTGIGLEVVKEFVELHKGRIDVESQVGEGTKFTVTFPLGKSLYKKSEIIDEVFKTEKAKNKFLTETVNHSADEDDETDQTVEIDVVETTKPYTVLIVEDNPELRNYLKHELSKLYKVIATENGQKGYELAVQKLPDLIITDVIMPVMDGLQLCKNIKGDLKTSHIPLLMLSAKAMVKDRLEGIDSGADMYLSKPFELDILKSSLAQLITSRQIMFKKFYSGITKDGKEKTTSLDNEFIQKILHFINENISEPELTVELLSSKIFLSRSQLYRKIKTLTGVSVNEFIRNVRLEKAKQLIEKGNNNINEISYKVGFTSPSYFSKCYKIKYGYLPTQEKEQGNKR